CTAGTCAGTGTGCATGGGGCTCAGTGTTGGCGGagggttttcccccctcctgcaAAATGACAACTTAGTGAACGTggggatttgttgtttttttcttacaGCACACTTAGGTTAAGGTGAATAGAAAAAGTCTCTAACAAATGCCTTTCTCCCCCTTCTGCTAGACCTTCCTACCCTCCCTTTTAGCAAAACCGTATCTTGGGCCTGAGAGTATGAATTGTGCGTGAGAGAAAGTGCGCGCGCGCATAATGCTTTGGAACTGGAAATCAATTTACGCAAGCAATGAAATGCAATGCAGCCGCTATGAGTACGATATATAGGAAGTGGAACAAGAAACACAGCGCATTTCAAACTGCTCCCCGTGCATTTGTTTCCTGATATTTCCCCGTGCCCGCTTTCTTAAGCACCCTCTCCTACGAGAGCACCACAATGCAAGAACACGTAGGAACGGACCGACACGGAGAAATCCCCCTATGCGCGTTGCCGCCAAATCAGGGAGCGCGACGGAAGCGCTAGAAGGAGAAGGCATGTGAGGCTCCAGCGTCTCCATGGCAACCGCTGAGGAAACAGCATGGCGACTGAGGACAGGGAAGCCGCTGCAGCGGGTAAGGGCAAAAACCTCCGGGAGGCTGAGGAAAAGCAGCTGGCTGATTTTCTCGGCCTTTTCCCTGTGCTACCCTTAGGCTGCGTCTTGTGGAGTAGTAGTGAAGCCCAGAGAACACAGGTTGGGCGGGCGGGTCGGAGCCCCGCTGGGTCCACGCGcacgcctgcctccctccctgcaagaTGGCACGTTCATCTCCAACATGGCAGAAGAATTCAGCAGGATGCCTTTTGAGAGCGGCCCCAAAATGTGGGTGTTGCAGAACTGCCTGAATGCGAAACTTGcttcacaaggaccaatattatgTAGATCAAATCCTGCGCTGGAAATATTGGCCAGCTGACTTCACACTGTCACACGCAAGTCAGACGAAATTTCTTCAGCTCTTTCTAATTGCTTGACGCAcatatttcacagaatcataagagtttgaagggacccccccccccccaaggtcaccTTATCCAACCCAtggcaacacaggaatcttttcccTAACATGCTTACGactgtgagattaagagtctcatgccctaccaaatgagctatcccatatactggtagttttattttatataatgaAATCATCAGTATTTAAATAATGTAATTTTCATAAGCAGGGCACAATTCAGTTTgctgggggaaacccagtcatatggggtggggcataaataataaatattattatttatgtcaGAGGCGTAACACGTTAATTCACATTTATCCGTATGCAATAAATAGATGCCCTTTTTGGATGGTCGTGTCACATATTACATTTCTCCAGGGCTGAAAGTAACTACAGTACGTACATACGTACATGTTTTGCCCAGTATAACAGCAGAGTATtcccacctgccccagctgcaacaaaacatgtctctcccatatcattctctacagccacaggaggtgctgtaactctccagtggtttgacttcacccaaagGTGCACCCTTCCATTTTATCCTGAGACAGACACCCACATAAATCTACATTAGCATGTGTGGCTTGGTGGGCTATAAATTCTTTTTTGTCGGTTAGTAGGTTTAGTGGGCATATTTgtatagcaaaaataaaatacactggGTTAGGCTATGGGCATAGCAAGGCTGAATGTAGCTGGAGAGTGTGGGCACAGAACCTCagctagttaagtatttttattgatttacttgatttgggggggagctgccccctgccccccccagcctTGCCTCAAGTTGTAATCCCATTGATTTGTATAGGATTTAAATTTAAGTGCTTAATTaccatttatttaaaaggtgtttAAACATGCATACATGATATTCTCTAAATTCCCTATCTGAAATTGGTGCCCTATACAGCTGATTAACAGAGTGTGTGCATGGTAGTGATTCACCTTGTTTGGTGTTATAACTTCTTAGCTGAAAAACtttaaataccgtatatactcgagtataagtcgacccaaatataagccgaggcacctaatttccctacaaaaatgtgggaaagcttattgactcaagtataagccggttcacctttgccactgtggtagaggaggaacgagcagcccaaagcagccctttgggctgctccttcctcttcctcctttgctgctgtggagctcaccccgtcgcacggtttcgaaccgccattcttctgatcagcaagccctagggctctgtggtttaacccacaacgcaatgttcccttgtgctgataggctttctgccttctggggtctaaagtttgcatttatgtgagcagttcaggaatggaacaagctgcctggggagagtaaagaaccaccgttcttgtacacttcttaaggaatggttgacttgagtataagccgagggcagcttttaaagcacaaaaagtgtgctgaaaaactaggcttatactcaagtatatacggtattaggAGGATGGGAAATTTCCACACTTCTCCTCAgcaattatttaatatttctgaaGACTTCAGGAGGGATCTAGTCTTCTACAATGGATATAGCCAATAAAAAGCTGGACACAAGAAAGATAAAAGCTTTTTTTCCTCAAAGAGGAAGAGTTTATATAAAATGATTTGATGACTGGTTCTCAGAAATGTGGTAAATAGCATTTCCCTAAAAGCCCACTTTCAGAATTATATGATACACAAGTCTTGGTCCtactttttattctgtgaaccgatGCTCCTGTATAAATTAGAAATTTCAGTAGAtgttctttgtctctctctgagCAACAACAGTCACAGTATTGACTAATAATTAATCTTTAGGGTATTGTCATGCACAGTTTCCAAGAGCTTTCAAGGTTAAAGCATCTCTTGAGTCTTATTACCTTGAAATATTCTTTGTATGTCATTTTGATCAAGGTTTTGATATACAAAACATTTCGTCTACAATAATCTtcttgaactcagtgagactgcTGATAAGTTAGTACAGTACTCTTTTAATTGTGGACATATTCTCATAGACATATGATGAATGGGCTCAACCATGAGCCATTTCATCAGTTGTCATGTTTATTATGCTGTCAGTTGCAATGTTAATAGGCATataacatactttttttttttttacttcagaaAGGTAAAATGGGTTTTGTGGCATGTAAAGTAAGGTTTCTCTaactagggttgctatattttgaagagcaaaaaagaggacacatttgcagaCTTCTACTTTAtcgctatgacaactctcattttacatacccatgaaaaagaggatgtgtcctggaaaaagagggcttATGGCAACCCTACGTGACTTGCCCCTGCTGATAGTGCACAAGCAGTATCAGTCCATGGTGTAGAATCTTGAACTGGGTCGCAAAGTTGTCTTGTGAACATTGCCAGGCATGGCTATATCCTTGCGTCCAATACTGCATTTATTTGCCTTCTTGGTTACTGCTAGAAATAccaatacatacatatatttgcTTCCATGGGCGGTCCATTTTGATCACAATGAAATTGCATTTGCAAGTAAAAGTAGTGCAATATTTTTGCTGTTCATACATTCTTGTTAGTTTAGACCAAAATCATGTATTCCTAACTATTGCATGTTAGCTCTGCTGAGTTTAGTAGCAGTTCCTTCACTGTAAGTGTGCTTATGAATGCTTTAGGATCATTGCTTTGCCTCAAGAGCCCAGTGCACTATGGAAACAGGAGTTGCTCCACCTCAAGAGGTTGCTGTGCTGTGAAGACAGGAGTAAACTAATAAATCTGAGTCCTGAGCTGTTGGGAatactgttccacagaacagaggCAATCACACTAAAAGCCCTACTCTGAGTTACTGCAGAGCAGTTTCTGAGATGTATGAAACTTGCGGGAGAAACTCTCCCAAGGATTGCAGTGATCTGCTGAGGGTATAAGGCCATCTCTCAAGTAACCTATCCTGAGCTCTTATAGGGCCTTATAGGCTAGtgccaacaccttgaacttggcccagtagcaaattggcagccaatgcagatcCTACAAGCAGAGTGTTCTGTGCTGCTGGTAGTTTGTCCCTGAAGGAACCTACTGTAACCACTGCTGCAGCCTCTGAACCAACCCCAAGGGTCAGCCCACATAGAGTGAATCTACTATGCTATGAGCACCCTGTGGTCCCCGAAGGCATATGCCACAATGCATTTGTTAAATTTGAAAGCtgccacaagattctttgttggttttgctgcaacagatggACATGGCTACCATTCTGGaagtcccagttacaggtgggtagccgtgttggtctgccatagtcaaaacaaaatcaaaaattctttccagtagcaccttagagaccaactgagtttgttcttggtatgagcttacgtgaagtgtgcatgcacacgtaagctcataccaagaacaaactcagttggtctctaaggtgctactggaaagaatttttgattttattctggaAGTCCTTATTCTGAAAATTAACATGAAGAAGAATACAACATAACTGATGGAGCGGGGGATGAACTCTGGACTCTGGTTCTGCTTGGGACTGTGGCAGGGGCAAATGTTTAAAAACCCCAAACATCAATGCccagatttttgattttttttttttttaaatcatgcttGCCAGGATTAGAGATGTGAAAAATGCATTTAGTTTAGCCCTAAGATGACTAGGATGGGAGAGGCAACATCTCTCCGAAATGTCATCATTACCAATTTTAGTTTTTCAGAAATGATTAAagggacagccatctgtcaggaatgcttcgatggtgtttcctgcttggatggcccttgtggtctcttccaactctatgattctatgacagattCAAAGAAAGCAGATTGAGAAATTTCAATTACATTTCACCGACTTTCTGTTTTACTTGATATACTGCCTTTACACAAAGGAAATTGTTTTCAGAGCAGCTCACAATACACAAAGTATACAAACAAAACTTATAAATAATATGTTTTGCTAAATGTCTTGTctgaactcaaaagcttgctcactgTTTTATGAAACTTTGGTTGGTTATAATAAAGATCTTGTCATACTGTGGACaagagaaattgtgtgtgtgtgtgtgtgtgtgtgtgtgtgtgtttcatttgtttcattttgcagaGTCTGCAATAAATGAAATCCATAAGAAGATCACCGAGGCTTTTGAGGTGTTTGACCATGAGTGTAATAAAACTGTGGATGTCAGGTGTGGAATATCTTCTTTCAGAACTACCTGTATTACAATGTTAGTGTTTTAGAGTGCAAGAAGCCAGAGTTGGTGTATAATGGTATACATTTGCCCCAGTGCTTGTGAATTAGCCTCACTCCttttgaggcagcagcagcagctgccattgACACTGCCTTGCCAGCACTCCAGGGAAGCTCAAGGCTTTAGGGGGCAACGAGTGAATGGAGGTGGGGACTAGGCAGCTGGTAGTTTCCCTTTGCCTTATCTGAAGGCCTCTTGGAATACTTCTGGCATCCGCACAGACTTAAAGGCATTTGTAAGGTGTTTTGGAGGCAAGGATGACAGAACTGTATAGGATGCCTTTTTAGCTATTTCAACTTTCTAGAAAGGTTAGCCACAGCAAAAGCTACAGCATTAGAGtcttgtggtaccttaaagaTGGGGAAAAAGTATTATAGCACTATAATAAATAGTTCATACATTGCCAAAAGACTCTTAGACTGTTTTTTAGCAGTTGTCTCCTACAACAGCAACTTAATTGGGTATAGCATCATCCTGTAGAATTGTTTTGTTTCCATACAGACATGCAAAGAAAAAAGGATTATCTTCTTTAATTTTCATTGAAGGACATGCATGCCTAAAATCTTGCAACACTTTCTCAATAAGCACAGTTCCTTGATTTCAGCCTTAATTTCTTTATTAAAGAGAGCTGCTGTTACATGTTTAATTAGCCACTAGGCTTGTATCTCTGGTCTCAAGAGCACTGACTAAATTTGAAGTAATTTTAGGTatctaaacaaaatcgaaaattctttctagtagcaccttagagaccaactgagtttgttcctggtatgagctttcgtgtgcatgcacactgaagaagtgtgcatgcacacgaaagctcataccaggaacaaactcagttggtctctaaggtgctactagaaagaattttcgattttgttttgactatggcagaccaacacggctacccacctgtttagGTATCTAGTCACTGTAGGGTGGGAGGTATTtctttgttactatgttatgtaattttatgtgtttatattgtaaaccactgtgggatcattggatgaagggtggtatagaaatttaataaacaaacaataaacagacaaacaaacaaatagacaaacaaacaacataTGTTCATGCAAGGGAAGTTTCCTGTTCTCTTCTTCCCCCTGTAGCTAACTGTGCCCCCTAAAAATCCTCTCTGGAGGATCAGGAGTCAGAACCTGTCAtgaactggttggatgcagaagaatggtgggaggaaccagctgggaaaccaccaagggaagaaggctcagagcccagggagtggtggtgggacaacaatgaatgattagagggaaaagaaaaggtgttggaagctgaagaggttacagggcttagtgagctgggagagactgtggcagagaaaagtccagaatcagaggcagaagctaaaGCAGGTGAGTGGGAGGTCAAGaaacagagatgagtcaggctggtgatgAGTCACTGGTGTCTCTTCTGTTGAGAGCCAGAAAAGGgatgaagcaggaggagcagaTGCAGACAAGGAGGTGCAGTCTCTGATCGCTTGGGAAAAGCCTGGAGAAAAGGGAACATAGATGGCTGAGGGGAGCTGGGGAACTTTAGTTTAAACAACTGATTTCATGGGGTAAGGCCTACCGAACTGCTgcactcattaggcctgacacacATCCAAGTCTGTAaagatcatgtttttgctaataaagcgTTAACTCCAATGTTGAGTGGTGTGATTTACTGACCAGCTTCTAAGCAATGTTTAAGTAGGGTATGTTTAGGTAGGTTATGGGGAGCAGCTTGGGTAAAAAAGGAATTGCCCACAACTGTAGCTGCTAAAGATTTGTATTGCACTGTAGATTTATTAACAAATACATTCTTTCTTTCAGGGAGATTGGTACAATCATTAGGTCATTAGGATGCTGCCCAAGTGAAGGGGAACTACATGATATGATTGCAGAGGTACTTTATGTGTTTTTTAATTTCTATCATTTTATACAGGAAATCTGATCTCTCTTCCTAAATTAACAAAAGTTAGAAATATCATATGGAGGAACTGCCTTTATATAAAGTGCATCATTTGTGCACAGTTTAGAGCCCTCCATCAGTGTGAGAGCAAAATGACTGAAGCAGGGAATCTTATCTGTGGTGGAAACCCTGCGAGAATTAAAACTCTGCAGGGACAGGACTTAGCTGTGCACCCTCACTCTCCTTTCATCTTTGTTTATACCTGACAAGACCAAATGCCCAGATAGGGCTAATGACTTTAACCTTAGGACTGTCAAATCAAATTGCCCCTGTGTAGTAAATACCAGTTTTCAGGAAATACTCAACTGTGAAATTGATGAAGTAAAATAATGGCTCGGTAATGCTACATGCTACggtataaaaaaaatgaatgcagtcAATGGGTCTTAGAAGTATAACTTTACTTTTGTGGATAAAGCACTTCTGTAACAGTTCCTTAACAAGAGGTCTATTCTACATATTGTCACTAGATTGCCTCTGTTCTTTTCTGATCTTGACTATGAATGGTATCCTTTTCTTCATGGATGGTTTCCTTCTTCCAAGAGAAATTACTGCTCCAGTGTAAACAATTTCATATAATAACATTTTATTCTTTCAAAAATTCTGTTTTGAAGGAACAGTATTTTGCATAAATGTACTGTTACCACTAGAGGACAATGTTGAGTTACTTTAAATGCCCACTGTTGCTTGTCTCATGTAGTCTTGGGAGTATTATGATAATGAACAAATTGGATGTCaacaaaaaatatgtttaaaacaacaaGCTTTAGCCTATATAATTGTTAGAATCCTCTTAGTATCCTTGTTAGAATCttaattttcatcatcatcatcatcatcatcatcacttttaatttgtataccatatttctatcttacaatactcaaggcggtttactagctgaagaaacaaagaatgtacacttataacaatctaatccaATACAGTAcagaaatgtgataataaaacataactttaaaataagcaacttatatcaaataaggtaatattcaacaatccagtagaatagtataaaataatattaaatatcagcatataaaaatttaACAGTAATCtgctcttaacaattacaataaaaagattctaaactataatcaataaaacaacagcaagtcacaatgcataaaataatacaatacaaattgagaggcagagactggagggtggggcaggtgAAAGAAGGCAAGGCAGTAATAAGAACACATCCTATTAATGTTCAGTGATTCTCCCAGCATGTTTTCAAACTGAGATAGGATTGTCTGCCAATACAAAGTGTATTTAGTGTATTTTATTTAGTGTATTTTATTTGAGTCATTATACTTTGCTATATAAAATTTCTATTTAAGAGTCTGCTCTGGTATAATGTGGAGACCAATCTCCCATGACTTTCCTAACATAGAAAAGCAAAGTGGTATCAGATAGCTTTCTGCACTGTCACATATCACTGGTGTCAGCTGACCCAGGTATTAGGTAAGTGAAATCTATCTATAACTGGCCTCTCATAGTATAATTTGTGCTAACGTGTAGGCTGCCTGCTAATGGTTGCAAATTTAGCGGGAGTTGAAATATGAAGGAACTACAAGCACTATTCCTAAGTTATTTGGGGACCAGGTTGTAATTCAATTgcagagtgcatgctttgcatacaaaagatTCAGAGTTCAAGACCTGCCAGGTATGGCTAAGAAAGACCtcattctgaaaccctggagagttgcttccAATCAGCGTAGAtagaccaacggtctgactctcTATAAATCGGCTTCCTTTATTCTTATCCTGGCATCAGAGAAACtccaaacttcttttttaaatgttggtaCAAGGTAGTTTAAAGGGGATGTGTTCCTGGTACATTCTGCAGGCATTCTGCTCCTCCTGATTGAGCATCCACTGATTCAGACTTTCACCATACACTCCCACCCTGATTATGCCCATGCAGATGCATACTCTGTGCCCCATGTCTGAGCACTCTGTGCTTTGTGTGAAGGCAATCTGTATGTGGCCAGTGTCTCTGATCAGCGAGGAAGGAGAGCAATGGGGACTGATCTGACGTATTCTCTCTGCTCTCCACATCTGACTGCTCTCTGCTACAGATGTCCTATTCTCAGCATCAGTCCATGGATTCAATGCATCCATGTGAAGGACAAGATATCTgcctttcttttattattatttttgcaaatatctgctagtttaAACTTGAGCAAACTCATTTTCTTTTCGGTTTGTCTGTATTTCATCCTGCTTGTGTATTCTTATTTttaggtagaagaagaagaaccaactGGGTTTATACGTTTGGAAAAATTTCTTCCCATGATGACTAGAGTATTGACGGAAAGAAGGTGATTTAAAAAAAGGACCTGTTTATATAACTTGAGTCATGCATACATTTATataggggggttattgggttgtttttgtttttattatgtattttgtggttttatatcttgattttattctgtgaaccaccttgaggcCCCTGggtgtagggcggtatataaagtcagtaaataataataataataataataataataataataataatatacatccATTTTATTCAAGGTTCTTTTATAAGCTGTACAGACAAAATCAGTTTTAAAGAATAAGCTTCACTGTGAAAAAAATgtaatagatttgtttttaaaactgggcATGTCGATACTGCTATTCTTCTGCTGTATTGACGTCATTGTGTATAGTAACAAATTCCATGTCAAGATATGTTGAGAATTTTTTGGGGGCATGGATAATGACTTTACCTAATTAGCAATACAAAGTAAGCATCATCATAAGTAATTCATAGACCTCTGCTTGGAGGTATTTCTCAGAGCCCAGATTGCAGCAACACTATTGCAACAACAAATGATactctttttaaaagagaagagcAAGGCAATGGTGCTGCTGCAGCAAAGAGACTGTGGCACAACTGAGATGCACAACACCactaagtatttttttaattgaataatTTCAGGTACCGCCCAATTCCAGAAGATATTCTTTTACGTGCATTTGAGGTCTGTATCAATTAAATTCTACTTATGGAGGAAAATACTACTTACCGGTAAACCAAAAGAAGGAAAAGTAACACTTTATATTCTATTCTTTTTAGGTTTTAGACCAGAATAAATGTGGACATCTTACTAAAGATGAGCTGGTCAAGTACATGACTGAAGAAGGTATATTAACAAGATGCTTTTGCTGTCCTTAAGGGCAGACTCCACGGCTATATGTGGTCAGCTCCCACCtctgcctctgatagtggaggaACCCGGAAAAGGGCTTCTGAGATGGGCCCATTAACTACttgcaaaatgctgcaaaacaacTCCAAAACGTCTGGCACAggtttggaggggaccccaatTTTGGGGGTTCGTAGTTAACTTTACTTTCTGAGAATGATCTTAATAATCAGGCAGGTTCATGTGGGAGAAGGTGGCCCTAAAGACACTTGAATCGCAAGCCATTAAAagtgaaaaccagcactttgaattgtatcGCCATTTGCAAATATTCCTGTTTTTGCTGCAGGTGAGCCTTTCACTCAAGAAGAAATGGAGGAAATGCTGTCTGCTGCTGTGGATCCAGAAACAAATAATGTTCGCTACAAAGACTACATCTCAATGATGGTTGTGGATGAAAACTAAGCACTTCTTGTGTAACTCATATAGGTCTGAAACTTTTGCTTGGTGCTTGTTGATTACTACCATTGGAGTTGTTCTGTATTTGCCATGAGATTGCAGCAGAGGGTTATGTTGAAATAATTTATCTATGAAAATATTATCCTTTTATATACTTAGTAAAATACAGAAGTTGTAAAAATATAGTTTTCAAATGTTGATCAGTTgggataagaaaataagaaaagttCAGATTATGTAGAGGAAGCACGAACCACTGGGTCCAGCAggatttattcccaggtaactAAGTATAGGATCCCAGCCAAATACTACCGTATGAAgtactatcattattatttattgaatttatataccgccctataacgGGAGgtgtcagggcggttcacagaaaacaCGTACTAGGGAGGAAGTCCAATGAAACATAGCAAAactcacttccaagtaaatatgcataggttaCAGAACAAAACAATGAGGGGCAacatattactattattattattattattaattgcattattagtcttttaaaaatgaaaaatagaaataatttCATGAATAAATTCAGATGTAGACAAAACTAGGAAGAGTTGTGCTTCAAGTAAATAAGTTATGATATAACTAACATTTTGAAAGCAAAGCTATTAGAGATCAGTTCATATTTAACAACGATCCTTAATTTTGGTCTGCATAGATGTGAATTACCAAATGTTTTGATTTATAGCAAAACTCTCTAAAACTGGATGACTTTGATCTGACTTCATTAAAGAAGTTATGCAAACTGTCAAACAGTCTAGTTGTTTGCTGAGACTTTAAATCTGTGGAGGAGCTGTTACTGAAAGGATTTTCTGTAACTAAAAGCAGAGCACTGGTGAAGGCTCTTGACTTGGGAACACTCTTTCCCCAAACTTCCTAGAAAAGAGGTTTGTTGACTTCCAGGTATGCTGTAATGCTTCTCTGTTTATTCAAGGTATTTCGTCCCCCTCCATCCTATGGGTCTAGTTTGCATTTAAGAAGATTCTCCTGACTAAATGGTGTTTGCGTTGGTGAAACTCTTCAGAGGTTTGCAGCATCACAATTTCTTGTTGATTCTCCTTAATAGCTATCTTGGAGTAGGCCAGGTAGGCCTGGTTGAGTTAGGCGGCAGTGTGCTTAAACCTTTTTACAAACACACTTGGAGATATAGCCCTGCTCCAGAGAGAGCAAATAAAAGACAAAGCAGGGGATAAGATGTGTGCATGATCACAAGGCCTCTCTGTAGGATGGATTTACAGGAAGTAGATGTGAAAAGCTTAGAGCAAGTGAGACCTTGGGCCAACCCATGTTAAAAATGCTGGAATCATGAAATTATTTACTTAATAATTACTTACTTAGTTACTCAGTTACTTAGAAAGTTCCTACCACGAAAGCAAATACACGTTTTGAATATTTTTAGAAGAAATattgtaccgtatatacccgagtataagccgacccgaatataaaccgaggcacctaattttcctacaaaacctgggaaagcttattgactcgagtataagccagttcacctttgccgctgtggaggaggaggaggaacgagcagcccaaaagcagccctttggg
Above is a window of Lacerta agilis isolate rLacAgi1 chromosome 3, rLacAgi1.pri, whole genome shotgun sequence DNA encoding:
- the EFCAB2 gene encoding dynein regulatory complex protein 8 isoform X1, encoding MATEDREAAAAESAINEIHKKITEAFEVFDHECNKTVDVREIGTIIRSLGCCPSEGELHDMIAEVEEEEPTGFIRLEKFLPMMTRVLTERRYRPIPEDILLRAFEVLDQNKCGHLTKDELVKYMTEEGEPFTQEEMEEMLSAAVDPETNNVRYKDYISMMVVDEN
- the EFCAB2 gene encoding dynein regulatory complex protein 8 isoform X2 gives rise to the protein MKSIRRSPRLLREIGTIIRSLGCCPSEGELHDMIAEVEEEEPTGFIRLEKFLPMMTRVLTERRYRPIPEDILLRAFEVLDQNKCGHLTKDELVKYMTEEGEPFTQEEMEEMLSAAVDPETNNVRYKDYISMMVVDEN